A window of the Lysinibacillus irui genome harbors these coding sequences:
- a CDS encoding beta-carotene 15,15'-monooxygenase has product MIVLKRKQNIWLALLLLVLASNFTLYHSGLGSSILPLKTNGVVMGSLFDFVVVMPVLYMLYKGKFSLKQAILLAAFGCIAARFIIPIEHLQPFVAVTWAGFAVEGTVILLEIVLVATLVRYLPSILKDVRESSLPDLFSFSKAVEKHAPKHPVIQMICADLLVLYYSFASWRRKEPQGLTLHKQSSYIAFQLMIIHGIAIETIGIHWWLHEKSMILSIVLLIFNLYSVIFFIADMQAIRLNPVYVTEDTLYLSLGLMKRTEVRFAHIAEMVEDKGQLEGKLSKDTIDFIARDFGEAYPQFILKMKEPVEVTFMLGIKKHYNQVAIKADQVQEFRQMLEKGMSKHF; this is encoded by the coding sequence ATGATCGTTTTAAAAAGAAAGCAAAATATATGGCTAGCCTTGTTACTATTAGTGCTAGCTAGCAATTTTACGCTCTATCATAGTGGATTAGGTTCGTCCATTTTACCCCTTAAAACGAACGGTGTAGTGATGGGTTCATTGTTTGACTTTGTTGTGGTCATGCCTGTGTTATATATGCTTTATAAAGGGAAATTCTCCTTAAAGCAGGCTATATTATTGGCCGCTTTTGGCTGTATTGCCGCACGCTTTATCATTCCCATAGAGCATCTTCAGCCATTTGTGGCCGTAACGTGGGCTGGTTTTGCGGTCGAAGGAACGGTTATTCTATTGGAAATTGTCCTTGTAGCAACCCTTGTACGATACTTGCCATCTATTTTAAAGGATGTTCGTGAAAGTTCCTTACCTGATCTCTTTTCATTTTCAAAGGCCGTAGAAAAGCATGCACCAAAGCATCCGGTTATTCAAATGATTTGTGCAGATTTACTAGTGCTTTATTATAGTTTTGCAAGCTGGAGAAGGAAAGAACCTCAAGGCTTAACTTTGCATAAACAGTCAAGCTATATCGCTTTTCAGCTTATGATTATTCATGGTATTGCCATCGAGACAATTGGTATTCACTGGTGGCTACATGAAAAATCCATGATCCTTTCGATTGTACTGCTTATTTTTAATTTGTATTCAGTTATTTTTTTTATAGCGGATATGCAGGCTATACGTTTAAACCCCGTATACGTCACTGAAGATACTTTATATTTATCTCTTGGTTTAATGAAACGAACAGAAGTCCGCTTTGCTCATATTGCAGAAATGGTTGAAGACAAAGGGCAACTAGAAGGAAAATTATCAAAGGATACGATAGATTTTATTGCCCGTGATTTTGGAGAAGCCTATCCACAATTTATTTTAAAAATGAAAGAACCGGTAGAAGTGACATTTATGTTAGGAATAAAAAAACACTATAACCAAGTAGCGATTAAAGCAGATCAAGTACAGGAATTTAGACAAATGCTAGAAAAAGGAATGTCCAAACACTTCTAG
- a CDS encoding AraC family transcriptional regulator, with protein sequence MPHLNISKDLQELTLHGTKEFPVALYETVMRLESMDFLPLHWHKEIQFVYIKSGRVQYRVGTDVFILEEGEGLFINVSGLHEAKPYQFEQALIYCVNVDAKLMGGHEGSIFHSKYVQPYITTNRLPYVKLTGELSEKVADIADMMREQVAFFEFKIWRELLFIWESMLTQSMLTKEIVDSSIIVQHERAKAMLDFIHAHYHEKIALEDLASHVYLSRAECSRFFKKIVGMTPFSYLLQYRLRKSIELLQNDEQSVTAVAINTGFSTVSYYIEKFKQYTGYSPHVYRRKFLSVKNN encoded by the coding sequence TTGCCACACTTAAACATTTCGAAGGATTTACAAGAACTAACATTACATGGCACAAAGGAATTTCCAGTTGCCTTATATGAAACGGTCATGCGATTAGAAAGCATGGATTTCCTACCACTTCATTGGCATAAAGAAATTCAATTTGTTTATATAAAAAGTGGACGTGTCCAATATCGAGTAGGAACAGATGTATTTATATTGGAGGAGGGGGAGGGACTTTTTATCAATGTATCGGGATTACATGAAGCCAAACCATATCAATTTGAGCAAGCTTTGATTTATTGTGTAAATGTGGATGCAAAGTTGATGGGGGGACATGAAGGCAGCATCTTTCACTCTAAATATGTGCAGCCCTATATAACGACTAATCGATTGCCATATGTTAAGTTAACCGGGGAGTTATCAGAAAAAGTAGCGGATATAGCGGATATGATGCGAGAGCAGGTAGCATTCTTTGAGTTTAAGATATGGAGAGAACTCCTCTTCATTTGGGAATCGATGCTAACACAATCCATGCTAACAAAAGAAATCGTGGATTCTAGTATTATCGTACAGCATGAACGAGCAAAAGCTATGCTGGATTTTATTCACGCACATTATCACGAGAAAATAGCATTAGAAGATTTAGCTAGTCATGTTTACTTAAGTCGTGCCGAATGTAGCCGCTTCTTTAAAAAAATAGTGGGGATGACACCATTTAGCTATTTATTACAATACAGACTTCGCAAAAGCATAGAGCTATTACAGAATGATGAGCAATCCGTTACTGCCGTTGCGATTAATACTGGATTTAGTACAGTCAGTTACTATATTGAGAAATTTAAACAATATACAGGCTACTCGCCACATGTTTATCGCAGAAAGTTTCTAAGTGTGAAAAATAATTGA
- a CDS encoding EamA family transporter, giving the protein MGQTIKKNRTYGLLLVILGASFWGIGGTVAQRLFQQDNIEVGWLVSSRLLMAGILLLAVYKITHRHASIFVVWRTKQNAYRQILFSLLGMLAVQYTYMMSIAIGNSAVATLLQYLAPLFIMAYYFLTKQSPLTKQDGIAVTFTLVGTFLLLTNGSLSTLSVPFLAVLWGVLSGLSVAFYTLYAVPLLQQFHSLLVVGWSMIIGGLVMSFFHHPWAIDMSTWTFSTVIYFLFIIVFGTMLAFWFYIASLQYLSPKESSLLGSLEPLTAVVTSVWWLKIPFGGYQFLGTLLILLMILYLTVFQKKQPETY; this is encoded by the coding sequence ATGGGTCAAACCATCAAGAAAAATCGTACATATGGTTTATTACTTGTCATTCTAGGAGCAAGTTTTTGGGGAATTGGAGGAACCGTAGCGCAGAGACTGTTTCAACAGGACAATATAGAGGTAGGCTGGCTTGTTTCTAGTCGGTTGCTTATGGCTGGAATACTACTACTTGCTGTTTATAAAATTACTCATCGTCATGCCTCCATATTTGTTGTGTGGCGGACAAAGCAAAATGCATATAGACAAATTTTATTTAGTTTACTTGGGATGCTTGCTGTCCAGTATACCTATATGATGTCCATCGCTATTGGTAATTCAGCAGTGGCAACATTACTACAATATTTAGCACCTCTGTTTATCATGGCTTATTACTTTTTAACGAAGCAAAGTCCATTAACAAAACAAGATGGCATTGCAGTCACATTCACTCTTGTGGGAACATTTTTGCTCTTAACAAACGGTTCCTTGTCGACCTTATCAGTTCCATTTCTGGCTGTGTTGTGGGGTGTATTATCAGGACTTTCAGTTGCATTTTACACGCTATATGCCGTGCCGCTTCTGCAACAGTTTCACTCTTTATTAGTTGTTGGCTGGTCTATGATCATAGGTGGTTTAGTAATGAGTTTTTTCCATCATCCTTGGGCTATTGATATGTCAACTTGGACCTTTTCTACCGTTATTTATTTCCTTTTTATTATTGTGTTTGGCACGATGCTTGCGTTTTGGTTTTATATTGCTAGTTTGCAGTATTTATCGCCAAAAGAATCTAGCTTACTAGGAAGCCTAGAACCATTAACTGCTGTCGTCACGAGTGTATGGTGGTTAAAAATTCCATTTGGAGGCTATCAGTTTTTGGGGACATTATTAATTCTCTTGATGATTTTATACCTCACAGTTTTTCAAAAGAAACAGCCCGAAACATATTAA
- a CDS encoding Cj0069 family protein gives MDKKVIIFEVEGGTDKGPDGYRPDTMPMVDALKQRGQDAEVLFFDVTKKQAIFEYVKEHGVAYVSRINPGNLQHEEEYFEMLRELCQAGIIGMPHPDAMISYGSKDVLSKLTTTNLVPDDTFAYYTIEAFKTQFPISLAVTERVLKQNRGSTGEGIWRVNLVDPLAEGVTAVPLDAQIKCTEAKDNHVEYWQLGDFMTFCEQYITGANGMLIDMRFLPRITEGEIRLLMLRDHPVHVVHKKPAETKDAFSATLFSGAHYRYDQPEEWPELVENFLAQLPQVTSLLGNHDLPLIWTADFMLDTNEAGEDCYILGEMNCSCVGFTSELSLAQQVAEEIVMCMDERTEVVAQ, from the coding sequence ATGGATAAAAAAGTTATTATTTTCGAGGTTGAGGGTGGCACAGATAAAGGACCAGACGGCTATCGCCCAGATACAATGCCCATGGTGGATGCATTAAAGCAACGAGGGCAAGATGCTGAGGTTCTTTTCTTTGATGTCACTAAAAAACAGGCAATTTTTGAGTATGTAAAAGAGCATGGTGTAGCCTATGTATCCCGCATTAATCCAGGCAACTTGCAGCATGAAGAAGAGTATTTTGAAATGTTGCGGGAGCTATGCCAAGCGGGAATTATAGGAATGCCACATCCAGATGCCATGATTAGCTACGGTTCTAAAGATGTGTTATCAAAGCTTACGACGACTAATTTAGTACCTGATGATACATTTGCCTACTACACAATCGAAGCATTCAAAACACAATTCCCTATATCCTTAGCCGTGACTGAACGTGTTCTAAAGCAAAACCGTGGTTCAACTGGTGAAGGAATTTGGCGAGTAAACTTGGTGGACCCACTGGCCGAGGGCGTTACTGCAGTGCCACTTGATGCTCAAATTAAATGTACAGAAGCGAAAGATAACCATGTTGAATATTGGCAACTTGGCGACTTTATGACGTTTTGTGAGCAGTATATTACTGGTGCCAATGGTATGTTAATTGATATGCGATTTCTTCCACGTATTACAGAGGGGGAAATCCGTTTATTGATGTTACGAGATCACCCTGTTCATGTCGTACATAAGAAACCTGCTGAAACGAAGGATGCCTTTAGTGCAACGCTCTTTTCAGGTGCTCACTATCGTTATGATCAGCCCGAAGAATGGCCAGAGCTTGTAGAAAACTTTTTAGCACAGCTCCCTCAAGTGACAAGCTTATTAGGGAATCATGATTTACCGCTGATTTGGACTGCTGATTTTATGTTAGATACAAATGAAGCGGGAGAAGATTGCTATATTTTAGGGGAAATGAATTGTTCCTGTGTTGGTTTTACGTCTGAACTTTCGTTAGCGCAGCAAGTAGCAGAAGAAATAGTCATGTGTATGGATGAGCGTACAGAGGTTGTTGCGCAATAA
- a CDS encoding LysE family transporter, which yields MSLYVAYVLVGLAIAMPVGAITVEMTKQGLKNGFIHGWAVGLGGMTIDIVLVFALYMGLASILAMPMVQLPMWIIGAGFLFLLGYDSIKNANHDITLVGEKVTKSFFASYFNGLLVAISPGNLVFWVNVFGVVLAKSYGQGEQTSFLIIAAGVLSGILLHDIGLLTIVSVTRKAMNRKMIKTFTIVAGFLLIGFAGYFIYEFIRAIKIYI from the coding sequence TTGAGTTTATATGTAGCGTATGTATTAGTAGGACTTGCCATTGCCATGCCTGTAGGAGCAATTACGGTAGAAATGACAAAGCAAGGACTCAAAAATGGTTTTATACACGGCTGGGCTGTGGGACTTGGTGGCATGACCATTGATATAGTATTAGTTTTTGCCTTGTATATGGGACTAGCTTCTATATTGGCTATGCCGATGGTACAACTACCCATGTGGATTATAGGGGCAGGATTTTTATTTTTGTTAGGGTATGATTCGATCAAGAATGCCAACCATGATATTACGTTGGTAGGAGAAAAAGTCACCAAATCGTTTTTTGCCTCTTATTTTAATGGCCTACTAGTAGCAATTTCACCTGGTAATCTCGTTTTTTGGGTTAATGTATTTGGAGTGGTTTTAGCGAAATCCTATGGACAAGGAGAGCAGACAAGCTTTTTAATCATTGCTGCTGGTGTTCTTAGTGGAATTTTACTCCACGATATCGGTTTACTAACAATTGTCTCGGTGACACGTAAAGCAATGAATCGTAAAATGATTAAAACATTTACCATTGTAGCAGGATTCTTGTTAATTGGCTTTGCTGGTTATTTTATATATGAATTTATACGAGCAATTAAGATTTATATATGA
- a CDS encoding tetratricopeptide repeat protein — protein sequence MVNRMDEQVQQINDLFVSGQVKESYQLAKDILANETIKDGEAKQLILQHVALLEANGYANIPATTDEKVKQSVERTDGSYPERDVLAAYIGSQDSEQFGKVVDELLAGTIEAQANAYYTMAEYYVLAKEHDKATVQYAEAIKLQPNKALYWGAFAQFLNRHEGSPYLALRLIEEAILLDGMNPRWHYIQGNIFLQLIAATKNLSYLPALEEAWEKAKKRCTAKQVTLKMDLAKSNDVLAQWKKQML from the coding sequence GTGGTTAATCGAATGGATGAGCAAGTTCAACAAATCAATGACTTATTTGTAAGTGGACAAGTAAAAGAGAGTTATCAACTAGCTAAAGATATACTTGCCAATGAAACCATTAAAGATGGGGAGGCTAAACAGCTCATTTTGCAACATGTTGCATTGCTTGAGGCAAATGGTTATGCCAATATACCGGCAACTACTGATGAGAAGGTGAAGCAAAGTGTAGAACGAACAGATGGCTCCTATCCAGAACGAGATGTTCTTGCTGCTTATATAGGTAGTCAAGATAGTGAACAGTTTGGAAAAGTAGTCGATGAATTATTAGCAGGGACCATTGAAGCACAGGCGAATGCTTATTATACAATGGCTGAATATTATGTCCTTGCTAAAGAACATGATAAGGCAACCGTACAATATGCTGAGGCCATCAAGCTACAGCCAAATAAAGCGCTATACTGGGGGGCTTTTGCACAGTTTTTAAATCGACATGAGGGAAGCCCCTATCTGGCGCTGCGCTTAATTGAGGAAGCTATTCTATTAGATGGTATGAATCCTCGTTGGCACTATATTCAAGGGAATATTTTTTTACAACTTATAGCCGCAACTAAAAATTTAAGCTATTTACCGGCCTTAGAAGAAGCATGGGAAAAAGCCAAAAAACGTTGCACAGCCAAGCAAGTTACATTGAAAATGGACCTAGCAAAATCAAACGATGTACTGGCTCAATGGAAAAAGCAGATGCTATAA
- a CDS encoding methyl-accepting chemotaxis protein, with product MKLRNSLTFQLGTIIAGILVVMLGITSLATYITAYNKLYDAAGVEAYGCANITTGLINPEQIDRAISGDQAAQQRIGKDLNWTTGHKDIFQTQYILALDGTLIALDDQLAEKGFAPGDSFYVDKEALENLLSHQHPTYSQPYTFAGMERLSGYAPIFKDHDSNKEIIAISVIDFDANIVKERTWDVVRNGILISIFPMLIASIITGFLIRRKVKPITVLIQQAKEIANGNLAVPETKINSKDEVEDLANTLNRMTANLQNMIMTMRSTSNTLTNNADETASTLMNMTNTIQGVANNIEEVTSAVTAGMHHAENATDVLTSLAEDLQMIQNNANKSAENARQTMNLATEGERLAKDISNAMALIHSGSGEVRQTVENLVSSATKIQTITTSIATIASQTNLLALNASIEAARAGDHGKGFAIVAEEVRKLAEQSNQEVLQVEQLIGDIMQHVQQVMTSTNDNTQYIQKGTETVRLTAQALGNISTAVATTVDEMIAISNAMTAENQKSAHIVQMIQRLTESIRDIEETMNMITLAAQQTTTSIDEVSQGSNETNQMAHTLEQHVKAFKLKEL from the coding sequence GTGAAATTACGCAATTCATTAACTTTTCAACTAGGGACGATTATCGCTGGTATTTTAGTTGTTATGCTAGGGATCACTTCGCTCGCCACATACATAACTGCATACAATAAACTATATGATGCTGCTGGTGTAGAGGCCTATGGCTGTGCCAATATTACGACAGGTTTGATCAATCCAGAACAGATAGATAGGGCCATTAGCGGCGATCAAGCTGCACAGCAGCGTATTGGGAAGGATTTAAACTGGACAACGGGCCATAAAGATATTTTCCAAACACAATATATATTAGCCCTTGATGGTACATTAATAGCCCTTGATGATCAATTAGCTGAGAAAGGCTTTGCACCTGGCGATTCATTTTATGTAGACAAAGAAGCGCTTGAAAATTTGCTTTCACATCAACACCCGACATACTCACAACCATATACCTTTGCTGGGATGGAGCGTTTATCTGGCTATGCGCCTATTTTTAAAGACCACGACTCTAATAAAGAGATTATTGCCATTAGTGTTATCGATTTTGATGCCAATATCGTCAAGGAGCGAACTTGGGATGTCGTACGGAACGGTATATTAATTAGTATTTTCCCAATGCTTATTGCTTCTATCATTACTGGATTTTTAATCCGTCGAAAAGTAAAACCTATTACTGTCCTTATTCAGCAGGCAAAAGAAATTGCAAATGGTAATTTAGCTGTACCTGAAACAAAGATTAACAGTAAGGATGAAGTGGAGGATTTAGCGAATACATTAAATCGAATGACGGCTAATTTACAAAATATGATTATGACAATGCGTTCTACTTCTAATACTCTAACTAATAATGCAGATGAAACCGCTTCCACTTTGATGAATATGACTAATACAATTCAAGGTGTCGCTAATAATATTGAAGAGGTAACAAGTGCTGTGACTGCAGGGATGCATCATGCGGAAAATGCCACAGATGTTCTTACATCTTTAGCAGAAGATCTTCAAATGATTCAAAACAATGCCAATAAAAGTGCAGAGAATGCTCGACAAACAATGAATTTAGCAACAGAGGGTGAGCGATTAGCAAAGGATATAAGCAATGCTATGGCATTAATTCATAGCGGATCAGGTGAAGTACGTCAGACAGTAGAAAACTTAGTTAGCTCTGCCACCAAAATCCAGACTATTACAACGTCTATCGCTACTATTGCCTCACAAACGAATTTGCTCGCCTTAAATGCTTCAATTGAAGCTGCTAGAGCAGGGGATCATGGGAAGGGCTTTGCCATTGTAGCAGAGGAAGTACGTAAGCTTGCTGAGCAATCCAATCAGGAGGTTTTACAAGTAGAGCAACTTATTGGGGATATTATGCAACATGTACAGCAAGTCATGACATCAACGAATGATAATACGCAATATATCCAAAAAGGAACAGAGACGGTGCGTTTAACAGCACAAGCTTTAGGAAATATTTCAACAGCAGTGGCTACTACAGTGGATGAAATGATTGCTATATCGAATGCCATGACCGCTGAAAATCAAAAATCAGCTCATATTGTTCAAATGATTCAACGATTAACAGAATCGATTCGAGATATTGAGGAAACGATGAATATGATTACTCTCGCAGCACAGCAAACAACTACAAGTATTGATGAGGTTTCACAAGGGTCTAATGAAACAAATCAAATGGCTCATACACTAGAGCAACATGTTAAAGCATTTAAATTAAAAGAATTGTAG
- a CDS encoding saccharopine dehydrogenase family protein, with protein MGKALIIGAGGVASVVVHKCVQNSDVFEEICIASRTVSKCDALKEKLDGGKTKIHTAQVDADNTEEVIELIKSFGPDVVINVALPYQDLTIMDACLATGVHYVDTANYEPPETAKFEYKWQWAYKEKFEKAGLTALLGSGFDPGVTGVFTAHAQKHEFDEIHYIDIVDANAGDHGYHFATNFNPEINIREITANGRYWKDGEWVETAPLEKKEVYNLPEIGPKDIYLLYHEELESLAKNIKGLKQIRFWMTFSEKYLTHLKVLENVGMTSIEPIEFEGQMIQPIHFLKAVLPDPASLGPRTKGKTNIGCIIRGLKDGKEKTYYVYNVCDHEECYNEVGSQAISYTTGVPAMIGAMLVMNGQWRKPGVWNVEEFDPDPFMDALNKWGLPWQESHNPELLDLDLDAKELSR; from the coding sequence TTGGGTAAAGCATTGATTATCGGAGCTGGCGGAGTTGCCAGTGTTGTGGTACACAAGTGTGTTCAAAATTCGGACGTATTTGAGGAAATTTGTATCGCAAGTAGAACTGTTTCAAAATGTGACGCTCTAAAAGAAAAACTAGACGGCGGAAAAACAAAAATTCATACTGCACAGGTAGACGCAGACAACACAGAAGAGGTTATTGAGCTTATAAAATCTTTCGGACCTGATGTTGTTATTAACGTTGCACTACCTTATCAGGACTTAACGATTATGGATGCTTGCTTAGCGACAGGTGTGCACTATGTGGATACTGCAAACTACGAGCCACCTGAAACGGCTAAATTTGAATATAAATGGCAATGGGCTTATAAAGAGAAGTTTGAAAAAGCTGGCTTAACTGCATTACTTGGTAGCGGTTTCGATCCAGGGGTTACAGGCGTTTTCACAGCTCATGCGCAAAAACATGAATTTGATGAAATCCACTATATCGATATCGTGGATGCAAATGCGGGAGATCATGGTTATCATTTCGCAACAAACTTCAACCCAGAAATTAACATTCGCGAAATTACAGCGAATGGTCGTTACTGGAAAGATGGTGAGTGGGTAGAAACTGCACCACTTGAGAAAAAAGAAGTTTATAACCTACCAGAAATCGGGCCAAAAGATATTTACCTTCTATACCATGAAGAGCTTGAATCACTAGCGAAAAATATCAAAGGTTTAAAACAAATCCGCTTCTGGATGACGTTCTCTGAAAAATACTTAACACACTTAAAAGTATTAGAAAACGTAGGTATGACATCAATTGAGCCGATCGAATTTGAAGGTCAAATGATTCAACCAATTCACTTCCTAAAAGCAGTATTACCAGATCCAGCTTCTCTTGGACCACGTACAAAAGGTAAAACAAATATCGGATGTATCATTCGCGGTCTAAAAGATGGCAAAGAAAAAACGTATTATGTTTACAATGTTTGTGATCACGAAGAGTGCTATAACGAGGTTGGTTCACAAGCGATTTCTTACACAACTGGTGTACCAGCTATGATTGGTGCAATGCTTGTGATGAATGGTCAATGGCGTAAACCGGGTGTTTGGAACGTGGAAGAGTTCGATCCAGATCCATTCATGGATGCACTAAATAAATGGGGTCTACCATGGCAAGAAAGCCATAACCCAGAATTACTTGACCTTGATTTAGATGCAAAGGAATTAAGCCGATGA
- the nspC gene encoding carboxynorspermidine decarboxylase: protein MKPIDFSKVPSPSYVVDERLLTKNLELLKSIQDRTGCRILLALKGFSMHSTFPLVGEYLAGITASSLHEARLGYEKMGKEVHVYAPAYIEHEMDELLGYVDHIVFNSFNQWAQYKDKVKSAGKTIECGIRVNPEYSEIETALYDPCYTNSRLGTTLANFDKSQLDGIDGLHFHAMCEQNSDTLERIIEVVEEKFGDVLHQMKWLNFGGGHHITREDYDVEKLVHIINYIQEKYNLLVYLEPGEAVALNTGYLVATVLDIQKNGMDLAILDTSATCHMPDVLEMPYRPMIIGSGQANEFAHTYRLGGLTCLAGDVIGDYSFEEPLKPGDRLVFTDMAHYSMVKNHMFNGVNLPSIVSYNDEEGIKVIREFKFEDYSGRLS from the coding sequence ATGAAACCAATTGATTTTTCAAAAGTTCCATCCCCTTCCTATGTAGTGGATGAACGATTATTAACAAAAAATCTTGAGCTTTTAAAATCAATTCAAGATCGTACAGGCTGCCGAATTTTACTAGCCCTTAAAGGTTTCTCAATGCATTCAACATTCCCTTTAGTTGGGGAATATTTAGCAGGTATTACAGCCAGCTCACTGCATGAGGCACGCCTGGGCTATGAAAAAATGGGCAAGGAAGTTCACGTTTATGCTCCTGCATATATTGAGCATGAAATGGACGAGCTTCTAGGATATGTGGATCACATTGTTTTTAACTCATTTAACCAATGGGCACAGTACAAGGATAAAGTGAAATCTGCAGGTAAAACAATTGAATGTGGTATTCGAGTAAATCCTGAGTACTCTGAAATTGAAACTGCGCTTTACGATCCTTGCTATACAAATTCCCGTCTTGGTACGACTTTAGCTAACTTCGATAAATCACAACTTGACGGCATTGATGGCTTGCACTTCCATGCGATGTGTGAGCAAAACTCTGATACGTTAGAGCGTATTATTGAAGTAGTAGAAGAAAAGTTTGGTGATGTTTTACACCAAATGAAATGGTTAAACTTTGGTGGTGGCCACCATATTACACGTGAAGATTATGATGTAGAGAAACTTGTTCACATCATTAATTATATTCAAGAAAAGTATAACCTGCTTGTTTACCTAGAGCCAGGTGAAGCAGTAGCGCTTAATACAGGCTATTTAGTCGCTACAGTACTTGATATTCAAAAAAATGGGATGGACCTTGCTATTTTAGATACGTCAGCAACATGTCATATGCCTGACGTACTTGAAATGCCATACCGCCCAATGATCATTGGTTCTGGTCAAGCGAATGAATTCGCACACACATATCGCTTAGGTGGACTTACATGTCTTGCTGGTGATGTGATTGGCGATTATTCGTTTGAAGAGCCATTAAAACCAGGTGATCGACTTGTCTTCACAGATATGGCCCATTATTCAATGGTGAAAAACCATATGTTTAACGGCGTCAACCTCCCTTCTATCGTTTCTTATAATGATGAAGAAGGTATTAAAGTCATTCGTGAATTTAAATTCGAGGACTACAGTGGTCGACTGTCCTAA
- a CDS encoding amidase, which yields MKRQLKMWTALIVIMISSLALSSGKVDAMATQEKATWLWDTSLIMDDQEKILLFLEHNDVKKVYLQIDQGIANDDYKQFISNASDKGIRIYALDGAASWVSAEGSRSQDELFNWLHTYNENSTESEQFSGVHLDVEPYLNSGWSSHQAQTIGSYQTLIMKASEQANQLQLTLEVDMPFWFDEVQYHNEFGKGLLADWVIDHVDSVTIMAYRDAAKDIISIVEHEIAYASTVNKSIVIGVETGASEEGQNITFYDNGEAYMNEQLILVHQHFSNNDAFHGVAIHYVENWMTMRP from the coding sequence ATGAAGAGACAATTAAAAATGTGGACAGCACTAATCGTCATCATGATTAGTTCATTAGCTTTATCAAGTGGAAAGGTTGATGCAATGGCTACACAGGAAAAGGCTACGTGGCTGTGGGATACATCCCTCATCATGGATGACCAAGAAAAAATATTATTATTTTTAGAACATAACGATGTTAAAAAGGTTTATCTGCAAATCGATCAAGGCATAGCGAACGATGACTATAAGCAGTTTATTAGCAACGCTTCTGACAAAGGTATTCGCATTTATGCATTGGATGGTGCTGCAAGCTGGGTTTCAGCTGAGGGTAGTCGAAGCCAAGACGAGTTGTTTAATTGGTTACATACATATAATGAGAATTCAACTGAATCTGAGCAATTTTCTGGGGTTCATCTTGATGTTGAACCTTATTTAAATAGTGGATGGAGCTCACATCAAGCACAAACGATAGGATCCTATCAAACACTAATAATGAAAGCAAGTGAGCAAGCAAATCAGTTACAACTTACTTTAGAAGTAGATATGCCATTTTGGTTTGATGAAGTTCAGTATCATAACGAATTTGGAAAAGGGTTATTAGCTGATTGGGTCATTGACCATGTGGATAGTGTGACGATCATGGCCTATCGCGATGCTGCAAAAGATATTATTTCTATTGTTGAGCATGAAATTGCTTATGCTTCCACGGTGAATAAATCGATTGTAATTGGTGTAGAAACAGGCGCTTCAGAGGAAGGGCAAAATATTACTTTTTATGATAATGGAGAAGCTTATATGAATGAACAGCTTATACTTGTTCACCAACATTTTTCAAATAACGATGCTTTTCATGGAGTAGCCATTCATTATGTGGAGAATTGGATGACCATGCGGCCATAA
- a CDS encoding chemotaxis protein CheW: MESVKAVVFACGTEEYAVPVEQAISIEKLEHVTPIPHLPNYLLGFTRIRGELVPVLDFERILYNRSSNTATARIIVMNTDVVNYGLLVTEAREILDFDDSILQQLGLVNYSKTRYFTAVANLENRMITYVDPKILVNSLEGIREIIDYLHKMLENEKENVEA; this comes from the coding sequence ATGGAAAGTGTCAAAGCAGTCGTTTTTGCTTGTGGGACAGAGGAATATGCGGTACCTGTAGAGCAAGCGATATCAATTGAAAAATTAGAGCATGTAACACCTATTCCTCATTTACCGAACTATCTTCTAGGCTTTACAAGAATTCGAGGTGAGCTTGTACCCGTTCTCGATTTTGAACGAATACTATACAACCGCTCCTCCAATACAGCAACTGCTCGTATTATTGTGATGAATACGGACGTTGTCAATTATGGATTACTTGTTACAGAGGCCCGTGAAATTCTTGATTTTGATGATTCCATACTGCAACAATTGGGTCTTGTCAATTATAGTAAAACGCGCTACTTTACAGCTGTAGCTAATCTAGAAAATCGTATGATAACATATGTTGATCCAAAAATACTGGTTAATTCATTAGAGGGCATTCGGGAAATTATCGATTATTTACACAAAATGCTTGAAAATGAAAAGGAAAACGTAGAGGCTTAA